The following are from one region of the Parcubacteria group bacterium genome:
- a CDS encoding adenine-specific methyltransferase EcoRI family protein, with product MENKSLNSNLHKANKAKKDEFYTQLVDIEKELKHYKEQFRDKVVYCNCDDPFESNFFKYFASNFNALGLKKLIATSYKPSPIANTQLGLFGDNKTLPITKGRPKLTANKFIINEVSDLDGDGAFDLRDIAEQLKANKNNEWAPLEGDGDFRSEESIELLKQADIVVTNPPFSLFREYVAQLIEYNKKFLILGDQNAVTYKETFGFIKENKLWHGYDNGGTKWFQVPNDYDIETESRIKIENGTKFFSMGRIVWYTNLDNTKRHEKIVLYKKYTPGEFPKYDNYNVINVDKVADIPMDYESVMGVPITFVDKYSPAQFEILGIANSARWIGYECFTLIEGRKIYNRILIKRKK from the coding sequence ATGGAAAATAAGTCATTAAACAGTAATTTGCATAAAGCCAACAAGGCAAAAAAAGATGAGTTTTATACTCAGCTTGTTGATATTGAAAAGGAATTAAAACACTATAAAGAACAATTTCGTGACAAGGTGGTATATTGCAATTGTGACGATCCTTTCGAGAGTAACTTTTTTAAGTATTTTGCCTCAAATTTTAATGCTTTGGGTCTAAAGAAACTTATCGCTACAAGTTACAAACCATCACCAATTGCTAATACTCAACTTGGATTATTTGGAGATAATAAGACACTGCCCATAACAAAGGGTCGTCCAAAATTAACGGCCAATAAATTCATTATCAATGAAGTTAGCGATCTCGACGGTGATGGTGCGTTTGATTTGCGTGATATTGCTGAACAACTCAAAGCAAACAAAAACAATGAATGGGCACCGTTGGAAGGCGATGGAGATTTTAGAAGTGAAGAAAGTATAGAACTTTTAAAACAAGCAGATATCGTGGTGACTAATCCACCTTTTTCATTGTTTCGGGAATATGTTGCGCAATTGATTGAATATAACAAGAAGTTTTTGATTCTTGGCGACCAAAATGCAGTAACCTATAAAGAAACTTTCGGTTTCATCAAAGAAAATAAATTGTGGCACGGCTACGACAATGGTGGTACAAAATGGTTTCAGGTTCCCAATGATTATGATATTGAGACAGAGTCAAGAATAAAAATTGAAAATGGTACAAAGTTTTTCAGTATGGGTAGAATTGTGTGGTATACAAACCTCGACAATACAAAACGTCATGAAAAAATAGTGTTATATAAGAAATATACGCCGGGAGAATTTCCAAAATACGATAACTACAACGTTATAAATGTTGATAAAGTTGCTGATATTCCAATGGATTATGAGAGTGTAATGGGCGTACCGATTACCTTTGTTGATAAATATAGCCCAGCGCAGTTTGAAATATTGGGCATTGCTAATTCTGCAAGATGGATTGGTTACGAATGTTTTACTTTAATTGAAGGTAGGAAAATATATAATCGAATTTTAATTAAACGAAAAAAATAA
- a CDS encoding DUF5655 domain-containing protein, translating to MALFKIQNPKVSKLVTKDLGLEKDLQKLFENNLEEILNIDFLAHEYSTSFGGRIDTLGIDKNGSPCIIEYKKNQNDSVINQGLSYLRWLLDHKADFEFLCKNKNIKIDIDWDSPRVICVAENYNKFDIDTADILPINIELLRYRIYENDLLFLEPENYQKIKISTSGIIKKSKNQKEKHEVLQKNYSIDDHLKKTDQKTKDLFYKLREKIISIDEEIKEEPKKFYIAYKTATNFADLIIHKDEIRITLNVKSGELVDLFEISTDFTKPKKGHWGNGDYEVKLKDEKDLESAFILIKQSYDLNK from the coding sequence ATGGCATTATTTAAGATTCAAAATCCAAAGGTATCAAAATTAGTAACGAAAGACTTAGGCCTAGAAAAGGACTTGCAGAAATTATTTGAAAATAATCTGGAAGAAATTTTGAATATTGATTTTTTAGCTCATGAATATTCGACTAGTTTCGGGGGCAGGATTGATACCTTGGGTATAGATAAAAATGGCTCACCCTGCATTATTGAGTATAAGAAAAATCAAAACGATAGCGTTATCAATCAAGGTCTTTCATATTTGCGCTGGCTATTGGATCACAAAGCTGATTTTGAATTTTTATGCAAAAACAAAAATATCAAAATTGATATTGATTGGGATTCTCCGCGGGTAATTTGTGTCGCGGAAAATTATAACAAATTTGATATAGACACGGCAGATATTTTACCAATTAACATCGAACTTTTGAGATACAGGATCTATGAAAACGATCTTCTTTTTCTTGAGCCGGAAAACTATCAGAAAATAAAAATTTCTACTTCTGGAATTATCAAAAAGTCTAAAAATCAAAAAGAAAAGCACGAGGTTCTACAAAAAAATTATTCGATTGATGACCACCTGAAAAAAACCGATCAAAAAACAAAAGATCTTTTTTACAAATTGCGCGAAAAAATTATTTCCATCGACGAGGAAATAAAAGAGGAGCCAAAGAAATTTTATATAGCCTACAAAACAGCAACCAACTTTGCCGACCTGATTATTCATAAGGATGAAATACGAATCACACTTAATGTAAAAAGTGGTGAATTGGTTGATTTGTTTGAAATATCTACAGACTTCACAAAACCTAAAAAGGGACACTGGGGCAATGGAGATTATGAGGTGAAATTAAAAGATGAAAAAGACCTTGAATCAGCTTTTATTTTAATCAAGCAAAGTTATGATTTGAATAAGTAA
- a CDS encoding ATP-binding protein, with protein MKNDLQEKDISNSGVFQKSVFLLFEKVIKPKSKSEDSRRHEFILNVLLLSAIVLSATFSLIIAYQANKVGLEYRGFPLSNILIVFFSFVVLYLLSRAELFVFVSYVFIAIFFILTTYTAFHWGADVPEALLGYAFIIVASGVLVGSRFAFGIAFATALAILAVTYFQLSGVTQPNVYWKPETLDIKDAIQFSVTFMVIAIVSWLSNREIERSLKRARKSEAELKEERDMLEMRVQERTRELEKAQMEKINQASRFIEFGKISSGLFHDLINHINFLFLNIEQATEGGEKELVEIREYLKQANDNKAAISEYIEDAKKQFQNQKIEALFSAKKEILGVAKILGYKLKTEKVDIKLCGDFDILTYGNAVRFNHVVTNIILNALDAYEMSNEEGKEIKIGLEKRGEKAVISIEDRAGGISEEIRNKIFDPFFTTKGPQKGAGIGLATAKNTVEEDFGGTIKVESIWGQGSKFIIEFPIRNEP; from the coding sequence ATGAAAAACGATCTACAAGAAAAGGATATTTCCAACTCTGGCGTTTTTCAAAAAAGTGTCTTTTTGTTATTTGAAAAAGTAATAAAACCGAAGTCAAAAAGCGAAGACTCCAGGCGCCACGAATTCATACTGAATGTTTTACTATTGTCCGCCATTGTTTTGTCGGCAACCTTTTCGCTCATTATTGCATATCAAGCAAATAAGGTCGGCTTGGAATATCGAGGTTTTCCGTTGAGCAATATATTGATTGTATTTTTTAGCTTTGTTGTTTTATATTTACTTTCCCGAGCGGAACTTTTCGTTTTTGTCTCCTATGTTTTCATAGCAATCTTTTTCATTTTGACCACCTACACCGCTTTTCATTGGGGCGCCGATGTTCCAGAGGCGCTCCTCGGTTACGCGTTTATTATTGTGGCGTCAGGTGTTTTGGTTGGTTCGCGCTTCGCATTTGGAATTGCTTTCGCGACAGCCCTCGCTATTTTAGCGGTGACATATTTTCAACTTAGCGGTGTGACACAACCTAATGTGTATTGGAAGCCTGAAACATTAGACATCAAAGATGCCATACAATTTTCTGTAACCTTCATGGTCATCGCCATCGTTTCCTGGCTTTCTAATCGTGAAATTGAAAGGTCATTAAAACGAGCGAGAAAATCCGAAGCGGAACTCAAAGAAGAACGGGATATGCTGGAAATGAGAGTTCAGGAAAGGACAAGAGAGTTAGAGAAGGCGCAAATGGAGAAAATCAATCAGGCTTCCAGGTTTATCGAGTTCGGCAAAATTTCCTCCGGACTTTTCCACGACCTTATAAATCATATCAATTTTCTTTTTCTGAACATAGAGCAGGCGACCGAGGGGGGAGAAAAGGAATTGGTTGAGATTAGAGAATATTTGAAGCAGGCCAATGATAATAAAGCGGCTATATCGGAATATATCGAAGATGCCAAGAAGCAATTTCAAAACCAAAAAATAGAAGCGTTGTTTTCGGCCAAGAAAGAGATACTCGGTGTCGCCAAAATACTGGGATACAAACTGAAAACGGAAAAAGTCGATATCAAGCTATGCGGCGATTTTGATATCCTTACTTACGGAAACGCGGTCAGATTCAATCATGTGGTAACCAATATCATACTCAACGCCTTGGACGCATATGAAATGAGCAATGAAGAGGGGAAAGAAATAAAGATAGGGTTGGAAAAGCGTGGCGAAAAGGCGGTTATTTCCATTGAAGATCGGGCAGGCGGGATTTCGGAAGAAATCCGCAATAAGATATTTGATCCGTTTTTTACCACCAAGGGTCCGCAAAAGGGAGCGGGGATTGGACTGGCAACCGCAAAAAACACGGTCGAGGAAGATTTTGGCGGAACAATCAAGGTTGAAAGCATCTGGGGGCAAGGAAGCAAATTTATTATTGAATTTCCAATTAGAAATGAACCATAG
- a CDS encoding response regulator transcription factor, translating into MRILVIDDDPKISDFLKSNLEMELFAVDVATDGEKGAFLGRCNDYDLIVLDNVLPKKSGLEVCQAIREKKKDVKIIMLSALSDITTKVDLLDNGADDYLTKPFSFRELLSRVKALLRRPNATIRETIKIGDLIMNTKNHEVKRGKKSINLTRKEFMLLEYLAKNTGRTLSQGDIMEHVWDMDLDTFSNTLKSHIRNLRAKIDIGRKVSLIQTVNGRGYKMELD; encoded by the coding sequence ATGCGAATTTTAGTCATAGACGACGACCCTAAAATTTCCGACTTTCTCAAGTCGAATCTTGAGATGGAACTTTTTGCTGTTGACGTGGCAACGGATGGCGAGAAGGGAGCATTCCTCGGCCGTTGCAATGATTATGACTTAATCGTGCTTGATAACGTGCTACCCAAGAAAAGCGGACTGGAAGTGTGCCAGGCGATCCGCGAAAAAAAGAAAGACGTGAAAATCATAATGCTTTCGGCCTTGTCGGATATTACCACCAAGGTGGATCTTTTGGATAATGGTGCGGATGACTATCTGACCAAGCCTTTTTCTTTTCGGGAACTTTTGTCCAGAGTGAAAGCGCTACTGCGTCGCCCGAACGCCACAATCAGAGAAACAATAAAAATCGGGGATTTGATCATGAACACCAAAAATCATGAGGTGAAACGAGGAAAGAAAAGCATCAATCTCACGCGAAAAGAATTTATGCTCTTGGAATATCTAGCCAAAAATACGGGTCGAACGCTGTCGCAGGGAGATATCATGGAGCACGTGTGGGACATGGATTTAGATACTTTTTCCAATACTTTGAAATCACATATCAGAAACTTGCGTGCCAAGATCGACATTGGGAGAAAGGTGAGCCTGATTCAAACTGTGAACGGAAGAGGCTACAAAATGGAACTGGATTGA
- a CDS encoding phage terminase large subunit family protein, with product MKLSKLFMDEKEKQKSSILYWIKQNGIKSESGDVIEFSDHRFMLDIYSDRTPMQVIRKGSQIGASTMEILRAIHAARFWGINQIYTLPTVDDVAEFVKSKVNRIVKVNSCVLEGVSGKDVDSVEQKQIGKSFLFFKGTYTEKEAIMLTSDRNIHDELDKSKPEVIRDYTSRMGFSKIRSQHYFSTPTVPDVGIDRLFGQSDQKHWRFNCPNCNYEQHMDWEKNVDRERRIYVCQKCRKEITSRWVCDTGRWEARYPGEAISGYWISQMMCPWRSAANLLDEEANAEDQKYFYNFVLGLPYIASDQKIPQSLFLRNITNEEVETAGWNVMGADTGDENHIVIGNAKGIFWIGKIKDRPNKTRWEYMAELIQFYDVRVCVIDAMPWTEEALRLARKFPYRVYVNFYKDDPKMLEVIRWNDEREEDRKPFEDEVKVLTSRNRIIDDTISSLRRGEIKFAMQSNDTTFRMLIDHAQTMYARTVTNQFGQEKREWQSTTGTDHAWHALLYWHIAFKKRLKYEPNK from the coding sequence ATGAAACTATCAAAGCTTTTTATGGACGAAAAGGAAAAACAAAAAAGTAGCATTCTGTATTGGATCAAGCAGAATGGAATAAAAAGCGAAAGTGGCGATGTAATTGAATTTTCGGATCACCGCTTTATGCTGGATATTTATTCCGATCGTACTCCGATGCAAGTTATCCGTAAAGGTTCGCAGATTGGAGCTAGCACGATGGAGATTTTGCGAGCGATCCACGCCGCGCGTTTTTGGGGCATCAATCAAATTTATACACTTCCGACGGTGGACGATGTGGCCGAATTCGTAAAGAGCAAGGTAAACAGAATCGTGAAAGTGAATTCCTGTGTGCTGGAAGGAGTGAGTGGAAAAGACGTGGATTCGGTGGAGCAAAAACAGATCGGAAAATCATTCTTGTTTTTCAAAGGAACATACACGGAAAAGGAAGCTATTATGCTTACTTCAGACAGAAACATTCACGACGAGCTCGACAAATCCAAGCCGGAGGTAATTCGCGATTACACAAGCCGTATGGGATTTTCGAAAATCAGAAGTCAGCATTATTTTTCAACCCCGACTGTTCCGGACGTGGGAATTGATCGGTTGTTCGGGCAATCCGACCAAAAACACTGGCGGTTTAATTGTCCTAATTGTAACTATGAACAGCATATGGACTGGGAGAAGAATGTTGACCGCGAACGAAGAATCTATGTCTGCCAGAAATGCCGAAAAGAAATCACCTCACGCTGGGTCTGTGATACTGGACGATGGGAAGCTCGATATCCAGGAGAAGCAATCAGCGGGTATTGGATCAGTCAAATGATGTGTCCTTGGCGCAGTGCGGCTAATCTGCTTGATGAAGAAGCCAATGCCGAAGACCAAAAATACTTTTACAATTTCGTTCTCGGTTTGCCCTATATCGCATCCGATCAGAAAATTCCCCAAAGCCTATTTTTGCGCAATATTACAAATGAAGAAGTCGAAACAGCCGGCTGGAACGTAATGGGCGCGGATACCGGGGATGAGAATCATATCGTAATTGGCAATGCCAAAGGAATATTTTGGATTGGTAAAATCAAAGACCGGCCGAACAAAACTCGCTGGGAATATATGGCAGAACTGATTCAATTCTATGACGTGCGGGTATGCGTTATTGACGCTATGCCATGGACGGAAGAAGCCCTGCGTTTGGCTCGCAAATTTCCCTATCGCGTCTATGTGAATTTCTATAAAGACGACCCGAAAATGCTCGAGGTAATTCGCTGGAATGACGAGAGGGAGGAAGACAGAAAACCTTTCGAGGATGAAGTGAAAGTGCTTACCTCACGCAATCGCATCATTGACGACACAATCTCATCCCTGAGGCGCGGAGAGATCAAATTTGCCATGCAGTCGAACGACACGACCTTTCGCATGCTAATAGACCACGCTCAAACAATGTATGCCCGGACGGTTACTAATCAGTTTGGCCAGGAAAAACGGGAATGGCAATCGACTACTGGCACTGATCACGCTTGGCATGCTCTCCTGTACTGGCATATCGCATTTAAAAAAAGACTGAAATATGAACCGAATAAATAA
- a CDS encoding site-specific DNA-methyltransferase has product MADDINSYKNIFHVPMVKTTQIVKISELKHPSYNPREVKQEDIDALKKSIERFGLRGLITVNTNKSRAGIIIGGNMTVMVLQELGWETVPKENVDLVDLSEKEEKALSLALNKIAQRRDWNDEKLAELMTELNHSDFDLSVTGFNEVEISNLLDSQILDEPDDEEEKTVEEEYAEIKKPKSKYGEIYELGRHRLMCGDATKMEDIKKLLGTLKADMVFTDPPYNVAHVSHEKKGKFPTEQGRILGDQQSQEDFEAFSEKVFANYCEIMKPGAVIYVCTGYTSYSLWYYEMLNSGFEFSSTIVWVKPSFSIGWGDYKKQYEQIMKAKRSKSKTKAQPIMYGWKKGERHFFYGDNNESDVWDMPRKAVTKMTHPTEKPEWLIMRAIKNSSRIGNNIVDFFGGSGSTLFAAHKLGRTCYLLELDPCWCDVIRKRWEKVKLKG; this is encoded by the coding sequence ATGGCAGATGATATTAATTCGTATAAAAATATTTTTCATGTACCTATGGTTAAAACTACGCAAATAGTAAAAATTTCAGAACTCAAGCACCCGTCTTACAATCCGCGAGAAGTTAAGCAGGAAGACATTGATGCGCTAAAAAAATCGATTGAGCGCTTTGGGCTTCGCGGGCTCATAACGGTAAATACCAATAAGAGCCGTGCGGGCATTATTATTGGTGGCAATATGACCGTTATGGTTTTACAGGAATTGGGCTGGGAGACAGTACCAAAAGAAAACGTGGATTTGGTGGATTTGTCCGAAAAAGAAGAAAAAGCCCTGAGTCTTGCTTTGAACAAAATTGCTCAAAGGCGCGATTGGAATGATGAAAAGCTGGCTGAACTGATGACAGAACTCAACCACTCGGACTTTGATCTGAGCGTCACTGGGTTTAATGAAGTGGAAATCAGCAATCTCTTGGACAGTCAAATACTAGACGAACCGGATGATGAAGAAGAAAAAACTGTCGAAGAAGAATATGCGGAAATAAAAAAGCCGAAATCAAAATACGGCGAAATTTATGAACTCGGAAGGCATCGGCTTATGTGCGGAGATGCGACTAAAATGGAAGATATTAAAAAATTGCTTGGTACGCTCAAAGCCGATATGGTTTTTACTGACCCGCCATATAATGTGGCTCATGTCAGTCATGAAAAGAAAGGAAAATTTCCGACTGAGCAGGGCAGAATTTTGGGAGATCAGCAGAGCCAAGAAGATTTCGAAGCGTTCAGCGAGAAAGTATTCGCGAATTATTGTGAAATCATGAAGCCCGGCGCAGTGATTTATGTCTGCACCGGCTATACTAGTTATTCGCTGTGGTATTACGAAATGCTCAATTCAGGCTTTGAATTTTCATCGACGATCGTTTGGGTCAAACCGTCTTTCTCTATCGGTTGGGGCGATTATAAGAAGCAATACGAGCAAATCATGAAAGCCAAGCGAAGCAAGAGTAAAACGAAAGCTCAGCCGATTATGTATGGCTGGAAAAAAGGAGAGCGTCATTTTTTCTATGGTGACAATAATGAAAGCGACGTATGGGATATGCCCAGAAAGGCGGTTACTAAAATGACTCATCCAACTGAAAAACCGGAGTGGCTGATTATGCGAGCCATCAAAAACTCCAGTCGAATCGGAAATAATATTGTCGATTTTTTCGGCGGATCAGGTAGTACGCTTTTCGCTGCGCATAAATTAGGGCGCACTTGCTATCTACTGGAGCTTGACCCTTGTTGGTGCGATGTGATTCGAAAGCGCTGGGAAAAAGTAAAGCTCAAGGGATAG
- a CDS encoding KH domain-containing protein, producing the protein MEQDQNLLKEILQAIVTYPEQVEVLRHVDEMGVLLSVKLGEGDAGIVIGKDGRVIKAIRSIMNLAGRRSKARVSVRLDVPDLPGSVRPTSVEL; encoded by the coding sequence ATGGAACAAGATCAAAATTTATTGAAGGAGATTTTACAGGCCATCGTTACGTATCCCGAACAGGTCGAGGTATTGAGGCATGTCGATGAGATGGGCGTGCTCCTCTCGGTGAAGCTTGGTGAAGGTGATGCGGGAATTGTGATTGGAAAAGACGGACGCGTTATCAAAGCGATCCGTTCAATCATGAATCTCGCCGGTCGCAGAAGCAAGGCTCGGGTCAGTGTTCGGCTTGACGTGCCGGATCTTCCGGGTAGTGTCAGACCGACATCTGTCGAACTTTAA
- the dcm gene encoding DNA (cytosine-5-)-methyltransferase, producing the protein MRHLDLFSGIGGFALAVEEIWPNAEHIFCDNDRYCQKLLKLRFPNSKIYGDIKEIKSIADANWNGLQKQRKKQQASGNRQLFKVDILTGGFPCQPFSQAGKRRGTDDDRYLWPEMLRVIRLTKPRWVIAENVRGLFTMQNGMVFEQVCLDLENSGYEIQPFIIPAVAVNAPHRRDRIWFVAHALSDKTNRKKKRGKLSETSGEQKQNRAQHSSARQSLRTAFGRRSERFEKNTPVAEDARNTESARQPSGHEGQRKAQYGRTSSGSDKRFASDTESKRKGRCSGKECGTEKRTMEQGKSKGREIRSEGERRVGDASSSKRDGYAERYQKTGRKKQPSNQRRVFKFEREGWELSWLEVATELCGVDDGLPAKLDEFELTKSRHRVERLKALGNAIVPQVAIEIMRAIKKTNKIISST; encoded by the coding sequence ATGAGACATTTAGATCTATTTTCCGGCATTGGTGGCTTTGCTCTGGCAGTGGAAGAAATTTGGCCGAACGCGGAACATATTTTTTGCGACAATGATCGCTACTGCCAAAAATTATTAAAACTAAGATTTCCAAATTCAAAAATATATGGGGACATCAAAGAAATCAAGTCTATTGCCGACGCCAACTGGAACGGACTACAAAAACAGAGGAAAAAACAGCAAGCAAGTGGGAATAGACAACTATTTAAAGTCGACATCCTCACGGGAGGCTTTCCTTGTCAACCCTTCTCCCAGGCCGGAAAAAGGCGAGGCACAGATGATGACCGTTATCTCTGGCCGGAAATGCTTCGCGTCATCCGCCTTACAAAACCGCGCTGGGTTATTGCTGAAAATGTGCGCGGATTATTTACTATGCAAAACGGAATGGTATTCGAACAAGTGTGCCTTGACTTGGAAAATTCCGGCTACGAAATCCAGCCGTTTATTATTCCAGCTGTCGCCGTCAACGCTCCGCACCGAAGAGACCGGATCTGGTTTGTTGCTCACGCCCTCAGCGATAAGACCAATCGAAAGAAAAAGCGCGGAAAGCTATCTGAAACGTCAGGTGAGCAGAAACAAAACAGGGCGCAACACAGTTCCGCCCGGCAATCTTTACGAACAGCTTTTGGCCGGAGGAGCGAGCGATTTGAGAAAAACACACCTGTGGCCGAAGATGCTAGGAACACCGAAAGCGCAAGACAGCCGAGCGGCCATGAGGGACAGAGGAAAGCACAATATGGGAGAACAAGTTCAGGAAGCGATAAACGCTTTGCTTCCGACACCGAGAGTAAGCGAAAAGGAAGGTGCTCCGGTAAAGAATGCGGAACTGAAAAACGGACGATGGAGCAGGGTAAATCGAAAGGGCGTGAGATTCGGAGTGAAGGTGAAAGACGTGTTGGCGATGCTTCCAGCTCCAAGCGTGATGGATATGCGGAGCGATATCAGAAAACCGGAAGAAAGAAGCAACCAAGCAATCAAAGGCGGGTGTTCAAATTTGAGAGAGAAGGTTGGGAACTCTCCTGGCTTGAAGTTGCAACCGAACTTTGTGGAGTGGATGATGGGCTACCCGCAAAACTGGACGAATTTGAACTCACCAAATCACGACATCGAGTAGAAAGACTAAAGGCTCTTGGCAACGCAATTGTTCCGCAGGTGGCGATTGAAATTATGAGAGCAATAAAAAAAACCAATAAAATTATTAGCAGTACCTGA